The Phycisphaerae bacterium DNA segment TGGCCGCATTGGCTCACCGGCTCGGGGTCGGCATTTACATCATCGGCCTGGGCACGGCCGCCGGTGCGCCGATTCCGATCGAAGTTGACGGAAAGATAACCACTTTGAAATACAAGGATCAGGAGGTGATCACCAAGTTTGATGATGCGTCGCTGCGGAGCATTGTGGCGGATCTGCCGGACCGATGCGGCTACCTGGCCGCGGGGGCGTCGAACGTGGATCTCACGGACATCTATAAGAACGTCATTGCCAAGCAGGGCATGCAGACCAAGGACGTACGGATCACGGTGTGGCAGGAGAAGTTTCAATTGTTTGTAGGCATCGGCGTCGTGCTGGTGGTGCTCTCGACGTTGATCAGCGAGCAACGGCCCGTAGCGCGGGCGGGGGTTGGGCGATGATCGCCCGTGGACCGATCCAGGTGAACAGGTCTGCGCGGATGGGCGCATGGGTGCCACGGGCGGCGTGTCTGCCCGTGCCGGATTCGGGCAGAGAGGACGCCGGCGGGCGAGCCGCCGGCGGCACGCTGTCGTCCGCTCGGCCCGGAATCCCTTTCGGGCCCCCTCACGCGGCGGAATCCGTTCCGCATTCCATGACCATGAAGATGGGACTCCGGCAGGCAGAAGGCCCCAGAAAGNNNNNNNNNNNNNNNNNNNNNNNNNNNNNNNNNNNNNNNNNNNNNNNNNNNNNNNNNNNNNNNNNNNNNNNNNNNNNNNNNNNNNNNNNNNNNNNNNNNNAGGGTGGGACTCTGCCAGGGAGAAGGCCCCAGAAAGGATTCTGGGGCCAGCGAAGTCCGCATTCCATGACCATGAAGATGGGACTCCGGCAGGCAGAAGGCCCCAGAAAGGATTCTGGGGCCAGCGAACTTGACTGCCCATGCACTGGCGGGCGAGCCGCCGGGTTCCACGACCATGAGGGTGGGACTCTGCCAGGGAGAAGGCCCCAGAAAGGATTCTGGGGCCAGCGAAGAGGATTCTGGGGCCAGCGAAGAGGATTCTGGGGCCAGTGGCTTCTGGTGATGTTGTGGCTGATCGCGGTGCTGCCGGTGGTCGCGCGGGCCGACATTCGTGCTTTGCTGCTGGATGCGGAGGAGCAATTCGAGCAGAACCGTTTTGAGCAGGCCCTGAAGCTGTACAAGCAGGCCGATGAGGCGGAGCCGGATCACCCGGCCGTCTGGTACAACATGGGGCTGTGTCACATGGAGTTGGGCGACGGCGACAAGGCGATTCAACAGTTCGAGAAGACGGCGAGTCACTCGGGTGTGCCCGCTTACCTTAAGCAGGATGCGTTCTACAACGTCGGCCTGGCGCGGGCTGCGAGTGCCCGTCAGAAACTGAACGATCTGATGGCTCCGGCCACGCAGCCGACGGATCGCAAACCCGCGCCCGACGATCCGGCGAACATCGAGAATCTCGGGAAGATCGCGGAGGAGCTTCTGCAGGCGATCACGGCGTTTCGCCAAGCGCGCGACGTCGGCCCGGACGACGACGTCGAACACAACATTCGGGCAGCCCGGATCATTCGCCGCAACGTACTGGGCTTGTTGCGGCGAGCCACGGAGGCCAAGGAGAAGGAAGACATTCTGAAGGATCCGCGTGCCTATCTGGAATCGCTGATAGCCGAGCAGGATCAGCAGGTGAGTCTGGCGCGATATCTGGTGATCAAACCGCCGGAGGATGCAGCCGCGGTTCGTCACGCACGGCGCACCGCCATTCGCGGCCAACGCAAGCTCATGGAGCGGACCGGCGAACTGGCCGATCAGTTGGCCCAGTACCGCCAGCAGCAAGCCGACGCCGGCGGGGCGGCGACGTCGCAAGCTTCCACCCAGCCGGTCGAGAAGACCCCGCTTGAGAAGGCCTATCATGCGGCGTCAGAACAGCTCAGGAAAGCGGTCGATTCGCAGAAGGACGCGTGCGCGTTTCTGCTTGACGGCGAGATCAAACCCGGCTGGGACAAGCAGTTTGCCGCTCTTGAACAGATGTACGGGGCCTTGTTCCTCTATCCGCTCGAGCCGGCGCCGGCGTTGGCCAAAGCAAGGGCGATTCAACAAGTGCTGCGCGGGTTGGTTGCCGAAGTAAAAAAAGAGACCGATTGGCTCAGCGATCCGCTGCTGGGAGACGTCGAGTGGCCCAAGGACGCCAAGTGGGACGCAGACAAAACCAGCATCTTTGTTCAGCAAGCCGTTGTAGGCGGTACCTTGACGTTGTTACAGAACCAGTTTCGAATTCTCTCGACCCGACCTGCTGATGAGGCCCAGGTGCCCCAGGAGCAGCAGGGAAACCCGATGCTTGATCGTGAGCTGAACGAGAAGCTGTCCAAGATTCTGGAGCCCGCACCGGAGACGGGGCAGCGATGTCTGAAAGCGATCACGGAGCGCAGCCGCAAGGACACACTGGCGGCCCAGGATGAGCTGCTCAGAATGATCGACGAGGCGATGGAGTTGCTGCCGCGGACCATCGAGCAGCGATTGCAGGAACTGATTGTGAAGCAGGCGGAGCTGAATTCGCAGGTCAAGGTGGAGGCGGGTGACCAACCGGTCGATGAATCCAAGAAGCCCTCGCCGCTTGACGAGGTTCGCAAGTGGGCCGCCGAATTAAAGACGAGGCTGCTGGCTCCGCGAGCATCGAAGGTCGCCGACGGATTCCGGGAGCGTCAGGAGAAGATTCAGAAGGATTGCGGCAAGGCGGCGGCACAGATTCGCGATGAGATCCCGGCGGAGGCGGCCTCGCAACCGGCCGGCGCTCCGCCGGCGTCACAGCCATCGCGCGTGCAGGCCCTGATCGAGGCGGGCAAGCACGTGGGCGCTGCTGACGAACAGATGACGCAGGCGATTGAGGGTCTCAACAAGGCTTCGGTTGAGAACTCCCGCAAGCCGCTGAAGTCCGGCGGTCCGGTCCAGGCGCCCCAGGCCAAGGCGCTGGAGGAACTGATCAAGGCACTGATGGTCCTGCAACCGCCGCAGTCGCAGCCGCAGGACGATCAGCGGGATCAAGAAGATCGGCAGCAACAGGAACAGCAGAGGGACAGGCAGGACATTCAGCGGGCGCTTGAGCAGGCCGAAAAGCAGCGCCGGGGAGTTGAACGTCAGCTCCATCAGCGCCGCCCGCGAACGGTGATCAAGGATTGGTGATGGTGATGGCAACCGTCTCGGACAGGACCACACAAGCGAGGCAGTGGTCCCGACGGCCAGCCGGCGGGTCTGGTCGGGAGCGAGATAACCCTGACGGGGCGCCTCCTCCACCGAAGCGGCCGCTTCGACCGCGAAGGCAGCAAGCCGCCAGTGGCAGCCGGCAGGTGTTGCGGCTTGCTTGCGGTCTCTTGCCATTTGCGCGGCGTCATCTGAACAGGATGGGGCTGTTGACTCTGGCCGCGGCGTGGCTTGTGCAGGCGTCACCGGCCGCATCGGCCGTGCAGGTCAACGCCGGTTTGAACCCGGAAACGATCTATTTCGGTACCCAGACGATTCTCACGGTGAGTGTTGAAGATGACACCGGCGAGTGGCCGAGCGTCGAGGCCGTGGAAGGAGTACACATCACGAGATACGGTTCCCCTTCGGTGATACACGATCTGATCTCCGGCAGGGTGCAGCGATCATATCGATTTCTGGTCAATCCGACTCGTCCGGGCACGTTCCAGATTCCCGCGGTGGCG contains these protein-coding regions:
- a CDS encoding tetratricopeptide repeat protein, yielding MLWLIAVLPVVARADIRALLLDAEEQFEQNRFEQALKLYKQADEAEPDHPAVWYNMGLCHMELGDGDKAIQQFEKTASHSGVPAYLKQDAFYNVGLARAASARQKLNDLMAPATQPTDRKPAPDDPANIENLGKIAEELLQAITAFRQARDVGPDDDVEHNIRAARIIRRNVLGLLRRATEAKEKEDILKDPRAYLESLIAEQDQQVSLARYLVIKPPEDAAAVRHARRTAIRGQRKLMERTGELADQLAQYRQQQADAGGAATSQASTQPVEKTPLEKAYHAASEQLRKAVDSQKDACAFLLDGEIKPGWDKQFAALEQMYGALFLYPLEPAPALAKARAIQQVLRGLVAEVKKETDWLSDPLLGDVEWPKDAKWDADKTSIFVQQAVVGGTLTLLQNQFRILSTRPADEAQVPQEQQGNPMLDRELNEKLSKILEPAPETGQRCLKAITERSRKDTLAAQDELLRMIDEAMELLPRTIEQRLQELIVKQAELNSQVKVEAGDQPVDESKKPSPLDEVRKWAAELKTRLLAPRASKVADGFRERQEKIQKDCGKAAAQIRDEIPAEAASQPAGAPPASQPSRVQALIEAGKHVGAADEQMTQAIEGLNKASVENSRKPLKSGGPVQAPQAKALEELIKALMVLQPPQSQPQDDQRDQEDRQQQEQQRDRQDIQRALEQAEKQRRGVERQLHQRRPRTVIKDW